TAGTGCTGGCGGCCTGCAAATGCGCCAGTATCTTGTCTCTATTAGGGCGTTCTACCACGCCGTACTCGGTGACGATAGCATCAATTAAGTTTGCCGGGGTGACATCGAAGGCGGGGTTGCTACTACTGATACCGTCGGGAGCAACGGCCTTGCCATTTTGGTGGGTGATTTCCTCAGCTGGGCGTTGTTCTATGGGAATGTCCTTGCCGTCAATATGGGCATCAAAGGTGGACGTGGGTGCGGCAACCATAAACTTAACGCCGTGGTGTTTGGCGATAATGGCTAAATTGTAAGTCCCTATTTTATTGGCAACATCGCCGTTGGCGGCCACGCGGTCAGCACCGACAATAACCCAAGACGGTTTGTGTTGGCGCATTAGCTGCGCTGCGGCGCCTTCAATGGCAAGGGTGACGGGAATGCCTTCTTGCATAAGCTCCCAGCTGGTGAGCCTTGCTCCTTGCAGCCAAGGGCGTGTCTCGCCAGCAATCACGCCAGCAATTTTTCCATCCCGAAATGCTGAGCGAATGACGCCCAGTGCGGTGCCGTAGCCGCCGGTGGCAAGAGCCCCTGCATTGCAGTGGGTGTAAACGTGGTGCTGACCTTGTAAAAGTGCAGCACCGTGTTCGCCAATACGCTGGTTGATGGCCATGTCTTCGTGATGAATTTGCTTGGCTAGCGCTAATAACTGTGCCGGTAAGTCGTTGGTATTAGCGTGGTTTTCGATGGTTTCATCGCAGCGTTGCAGTGCCCAAAACAGGTTAACTGCCGTGGGGCGTGATTGGGCCAGTGCCTCGCGAGCAGGCTTAAGGGCTGCTGCCCAATCGGCGGTGGTGCTTTGCTGGGGCAGAGATCTGGCAGCAAGGGCCATACCGTAAGCGGCTGTTATGCCGATGGCAGGGGCGCCGCGTACCACCATATCTTTAATAGCTTGGGCTACGTCAACGGGGTTTTTATAGGCAATATAGGTCACGGCTGTCGGCAGGATACGCTGATCCAATAACTGCAGTTGATCGTCTTGCCAAATAATTGCGTCAGGGGTGCTCACTTTTGCTCTCCCATTTTGAGGGCGGCCATTATAATGCAGCTCAAGGGGCTTGCCGACGATAGAAGTCTTAAGATTTAGTGATTTTGGAGGATAAATGCCGATTTTTGCATGGGTTTTACTTACCGTGGGTCTGTTCATTGTGGTGGTACTGGCGGCAATGGCGTACCGCGCGGTGTCGCAGTTGCGTCAACAACAACGTCAGCTTCAGCGTGCGCAAGAGCAGCGTGTCAGTGAAACCTCTCTGAGCGCCTTAGAGGGGGTAAGAATATTGGCGGGCAGTTATTTGGCAGGGCAAGTTCAGGCTAGTGAAGTGTCGCTGCGTATTGCCGTGTTGCTGGACCAACCGGGCCACCCCGATGAGATCACCTCTGCGGGTAAGGCTTTTACGGAGATGGCCGCAAAGTTGGCGCATATTCCGACACATCAAGCTTGGAAAGACTTACCGGTGGCTCGGCAGCGCAAATTGCGTACTGAAATGGAAGATTTGGAAACCCTGCATCAAGACGAATTGACCCAAAGCGCAGAGGCGCTACTAGGCTTATTAAATTGATTGCTAAACGCCGGTCTGAAATGTGAATTCAGGCATTTTTCTGGCTTTGAATCAGCGCATTTAAACCGTCGACCATTTTTTCTTGCAGCTGAAGTTGGGCTTCAAGCTGTGTTTCTTCTAGAGGATCAACCCCAAATAGCGACTTATGCAGGGGAGCCAAGGTGACATAACCTAGGATCATGGAGTGGAAAGCCATGGCGGTGGGAATGCTCAAGAATTCTCGCTGCGGGTCAGCAGCGGAGGCGCTGATATAAGAAAAAAACTGCCGGTACCATTTTTCACGCAATAAGGTGAGGGTTTCATCTTCCGCGAGGGTGGCATGTTGTATCAGTCTGGCAACGTTGGGTGATTCCGTCAGTAATGCCATGATTTTCTGGATCTGTTGGCGGGTTTCGCTAAAGTCGGCGCTGGCGTCTAAGTCTTTGGTCGCTTCTGCCAGAGGGGTGAATAACCCCTGACAAACTTCTTCGTATATAGCCAGTTTATTAGGAAAATGCTTGTAGATTGCGGGACTGCTGATGTTAACAATCGAGGCAATTTCAGTCACCGCTGTGGCGGCAAAGCCTTTTTGGGCAAATAGCTTTTCGGCTACCTGAAGTATAAGTTGCCGAGTGTTTTTGCGTTTTTTCATGTGTGGTCCGACATTGCTATATTCCGTGAGAGGAGAAAACTTGCCACGTCAGTGCGGCGGTGGCAATGATACTCAAGATAAATAGCCCTGCAGCCTGCCAGCGGAAGCGGCGGCTTAATGCGGTAGGTTCTGTTGTTGCAATAAGAAAAGGGTGGCGCCGACTTTTGGGGTCTTTAATGCTATGTACCACTGCAACGGGTAATTGCTGCTCTATTTGCCGCTCAGCTTTACGTAACGCTTCTGCTCTTGCTAACTCCCACTCTTTAAAGTCTATTTCACCGTTGGCGTCATGGTCAAAGCGGCTCAGTAACTTGGCATAGTCTTG
The DNA window shown above is from Spongiibacter sp. IMCC21906 and carries:
- the mtnA gene encoding S-methyl-5-thioribose-1-phosphate isomerase, with the translated sequence MSTPDAIIWQDDQLQLLDQRILPTAVTYIAYKNPVDVAQAIKDMVVRGAPAIGITAAYGMALAARSLPQQSTTADWAAALKPAREALAQSRPTAVNLFWALQRCDETIENHANTNDLPAQLLALAKQIHHEDMAINQRIGEHGAALLQGQHHVYTHCNAGALATGGYGTALGVIRSAFRDGKIAGVIAGETRPWLQGARLTSWELMQEGIPVTLAIEGAAAQLMRQHKPSWVIVGADRVAANGDVANKIGTYNLAIIAKHHGVKFMVAAPTSTFDAHIDGKDIPIEQRPAEEITHQNGKAVAPDGISSSNPAFDVTPANLIDAIVTEYGVVERPNRDKILAHLQAASTSSATERQANVHD
- a CDS encoding DUF2489 domain-containing protein, translating into MPIFAWVLLTVGLFIVVVLAAMAYRAVSQLRQQQRQLQRAQEQRVSETSLSALEGVRILAGSYLAGQVQASEVSLRIAVLLDQPGHPDEITSAGKAFTEMAAKLAHIPTHQAWKDLPVARQRKLRTEMEDLETLHQDELTQSAEALLGLLN
- a CDS encoding TetR/AcrR family transcriptional regulator — protein: MKKRKNTRQLILQVAEKLFAQKGFAATAVTEIASIVNISSPAIYKHFPNKLAIYEEVCQGLFTPLAEATKDLDASADFSETRQQIQKIMALLTESPNVARLIQHATLAEDETLTLLREKWYRQFFSYISASAADPQREFLSIPTAMAFHSMILGYVTLAPLHKSLFGVDPLEETQLEAQLQLQEKMVDGLNALIQSQKNA